The following proteins come from a genomic window of Iamia sp. SCSIO 61187:
- a CDS encoding TetR/AcrR family transcriptional regulator: MESEDVKSDDRRLTARGEERRRQIIDVATHLFAKDGYHPTSVADVVEAVGVGKGVFYWYFPSKEALLAEILRAGQKARRRIQRDAIADVDDPVEQMERGIRTGMEWMAAHRDLVTLIRFAATEERFTAGLRKGEDIAAADAAAPLRRAIAEGRIPEADPDLLARSIVGVTQHLCASLIHADPDSDPTPVIDAAVRFCMGGILGAPTGTLA, encoded by the coding sequence GTGGAGAGCGAGGACGTCAAGAGCGACGATCGGCGTCTGACCGCTCGCGGCGAGGAGCGGCGGCGTCAGATCATCGACGTCGCCACCCACCTGTTCGCCAAGGACGGCTACCACCCGACCTCGGTGGCCGACGTGGTCGAGGCCGTCGGCGTGGGCAAGGGCGTCTTCTACTGGTACTTCCCGTCCAAGGAGGCCCTGCTGGCCGAGATCCTCCGGGCCGGGCAGAAGGCCCGCCGGCGGATCCAGCGCGACGCCATCGCCGACGTCGACGACCCCGTCGAGCAGATGGAGCGGGGCATCAGGACGGGCATGGAGTGGATGGCGGCGCACCGGGACCTCGTCACCCTCATCCGCTTCGCCGCCACCGAGGAGCGCTTCACCGCCGGGCTGCGCAAGGGCGAGGACATCGCCGCGGCCGACGCCGCCGCCCCGCTCCGCCGGGCCATCGCCGAGGGCCGCATCCCCGAGGCCGACCCCGACCTGCTGGCCCGCTCGATCGTCGGCGTCACCCAGCACCTGTGCGCCTCGCTGATCCACGCCGACCCCGACAGCGACCCCACGCCGGTCATCGACGCCGCCGTGCGCTTCTGCATGGGCGGCATCCTCGGCGCCCCCACCGGCACCCTCGCCTAG
- a CDS encoding polyprenol monophosphomannose synthase, which yields MPVVPVLVIIPTYDEAENIADVIGRVRAAVPEAHVLVVDDNSPDGTADLAEAAGAEVGQVDVLRRAEKGGLGPAYRAGFAWGLARGFTVLVEMDADLSHEPEALPDLLAAVDAGADLAIGSRYVPGGAVPGWPRHRLALSRAGNLYVSAALGIKVRDATAGYRAYTADALRSLDLAAITSYGYGFQIEMVYSLIRNGHRVVEVPITFRDRVRGTSKMSLSIVGEGLRLVAWWGLRDRVLSRRRGLGGRAPEEGPGS from the coding sequence TTGCCCGTCGTGCCGGTCCTCGTGATCATCCCGACCTACGACGAGGCGGAGAACATCGCCGACGTCATCGGTCGGGTCCGCGCCGCCGTCCCCGAGGCCCACGTGCTGGTGGTCGACGACAACAGCCCCGACGGCACCGCCGACCTGGCCGAGGCGGCCGGGGCCGAGGTCGGGCAGGTCGACGTGCTGCGCCGGGCGGAGAAGGGCGGGCTGGGACCCGCCTACCGGGCCGGGTTCGCCTGGGGGCTCGCCCGCGGGTTCACCGTGCTGGTCGAGATGGACGCCGACCTCTCCCACGAGCCCGAGGCCCTGCCCGACCTGCTGGCCGCCGTCGACGCCGGCGCCGACCTGGCCATCGGGAGCCGGTACGTCCCCGGCGGCGCCGTCCCCGGGTGGCCCCGCCACCGGTTGGCCCTGTCGCGGGCGGGCAACCTGTACGTCTCGGCCGCCCTCGGCATCAAGGTCCGCGACGCCACCGCCGGGTACCGGGCCTACACCGCCGACGCCCTGCGGAGCCTGGACCTGGCCGCCATCACCAGCTACGGGTACGGCTTCCAGATCGAGATGGTCTACTCCCTGATCCGCAACGGCCACCGGGTGGTCGAGGTGCCGATCACCTTCCGCGACCGGGTGCGGGGCACCTCGAAGATGTCCCTCAGCATCGTGGGGGAGGGGCTGCGCCTCGTCGCCTGGTGGGGGCTGCGCGACCGGGTCCTCAGCCGCCGTCGGGGCCTGGGTGGCCGGGCCCCCGAGGAGGGGCCGGGGTCATGA
- a CDS encoding inorganic diphosphatase, whose product MDRIDVVVEIPRGTRNKYELDHATGRIRLDRRLFSATVYPAEYGFVDRTLGEDGDPLDALVILDEPTFPGCVIGCRPVGVFWMEDDAGPDAKIICVVGDDPRWDHVQDIGDLPSHLTQEIEHFFTIYKALEPGKWADVRGFEGADEAKAEITASIQRAIDEDYYPS is encoded by the coding sequence ATGGACCGCATCGACGTCGTGGTGGAGATCCCCCGGGGAACCCGCAACAAGTACGAGCTCGACCACGCCACCGGACGCATCCGCCTCGACCGACGACTGTTCTCGGCCACCGTCTACCCGGCGGAGTACGGCTTCGTCGACCGGACCCTCGGCGAGGACGGCGACCCGCTCGACGCGCTGGTCATCCTGGACGAGCCGACGTTCCCGGGGTGCGTGATCGGGTGCCGCCCCGTCGGCGTGTTCTGGATGGAGGACGACGCCGGCCCCGACGCCAAGATCATCTGCGTCGTGGGCGACGACCCCCGCTGGGACCACGTGCAGGACATCGGCGACCTCCCGAGCCACCTCACCCAGGAGATCGAGCACTTCTTCACGATCTACAAGGCCCTGGAGCCCGGCAAGTGGGCCGACGTCCGGGGCTTCGAGGGCGCCGACGAGGCCAAGGCCGAGATCACGGCCAGCATCCAGCGGGCCATCGACGAGGACTACTACCCCAGCTGA
- a CDS encoding ROK family protein has product MVVGLDLGGTKLLGVALDPGHQGSEAVVEGKVATPTGTDEVLEAIAGLVADLRQRAHEATGRDVRAVGLGAPGLVDRAGTFRYGPNLPGVVGVPLAAELGERSGLPVVVDNDATCAAWGEHERGAARGRNHSLVITLGTGIGGGMTVKGEPLRGAYGFAGEPGHMVVDPTGPECPCGRRGCWERYASGTGLGWLAREAVRTGQAPSDTDFVARAGGDLAAVRGEHVVAAARAGDGDAGAVLDTFGDWLGLGVANLVNVLDSEIVVVGGGVSEAADLFLDRARQRVREMALGGERRPRVPLVAAKLGEQAGAVGAALLAALRT; this is encoded by the coding sequence CTGGTCGTCGGTCTCGACCTCGGCGGCACCAAGCTCCTCGGCGTGGCCCTCGACCCGGGCCACCAGGGGAGCGAGGCGGTCGTCGAGGGCAAGGTGGCCACGCCCACCGGCACCGACGAGGTCCTGGAGGCGATCGCCGGGCTGGTGGCCGACCTCCGCCAGCGCGCCCACGAGGCCACCGGTCGCGACGTGCGGGCCGTGGGCCTCGGTGCCCCGGGGCTGGTCGACCGGGCGGGCACCTTCCGCTACGGCCCCAACCTGCCCGGCGTCGTCGGGGTGCCCCTCGCGGCCGAGCTGGGGGAGCGGTCCGGGCTGCCCGTGGTCGTGGACAACGACGCCACGTGCGCGGCCTGGGGCGAGCACGAGCGGGGTGCGGCCCGGGGCCGGAACCACTCGCTCGTGATCACCTTGGGCACCGGGATCGGCGGGGGCATGACGGTGAAGGGCGAGCCCCTGCGCGGGGCCTACGGCTTCGCCGGCGAGCCCGGGCACATGGTGGTGGACCCCACCGGGCCCGAGTGCCCCTGCGGGCGGCGAGGCTGCTGGGAGCGGTACGCCTCCGGGACCGGGTTGGGGTGGCTGGCCCGCGAGGCGGTCCGGACCGGCCAGGCGCCGAGCGACACCGACTTCGTCGCCCGGGCCGGGGGTGACCTCGCCGCCGTGCGGGGGGAGCACGTGGTGGCCGCCGCCCGTGCCGGCGACGGTGACGCCGGTGCCGTCCTCGACACCTTCGGCGACTGGCTCGGCCTCGGCGTGGCCAACCTGGTGAACGTGCTCGACTCCGAGATCGTGGTGGTCGGCGGGGGCGTGTCCGAGGCGGCCGACCTGTTCCTCGACCGGGCCCGCCAGCGGGTCCGGGAGATGGCGCTGGGCGGCGAGCGGCGACCCCGCGTCCCGCTCGTGGCGGCCAAGCTCGGCGAGCAGGCCGGGGCGGTCGGCGCCGCCCTCCTCGCCGCCCTGCGCACGTAG
- a CDS encoding NUDIX hydrolase: MTSDHDPGRPPEAPEPRRWLVGGGLVVSGGAVLLVQNRRRDGRLDWSPPGGVIDAGEGLLAGLTREVEEETGLRIGAWSGPAYRIEAEAPDMGWHLTVEAHVAEVVEGDLVVADPDGIVVDARFVDPDECVALVGGSPQWVREPLCEWLRGAADRGASWSYRVTGALGGERRIAVERLSGPTPGRPTDAG; this comes from the coding sequence ATGACGTCCGACCACGACCCCGGGCGCCCGCCCGAGGCCCCCGAGCCCCGCCGGTGGCTCGTCGGCGGGGGACTCGTGGTCTCCGGGGGCGCCGTGCTCCTCGTCCAGAACCGCCGGCGCGACGGCCGGCTGGACTGGTCACCGCCGGGGGGCGTCATCGACGCCGGCGAGGGCCTGCTGGCCGGGCTGACGCGCGAGGTCGAGGAGGAGACCGGCCTCCGCATCGGGGCCTGGTCCGGGCCGGCGTACCGCATCGAGGCCGAGGCCCCCGACATGGGCTGGCACCTCACCGTCGAGGCCCACGTGGCCGAGGTGGTCGAGGGTGACCTCGTCGTCGCCGACCCCGACGGGATCGTGGTCGACGCCCGGTTCGTCGACCCCGACGAGTGCGTCGCCCTGGTCGGCGGGTCGCCGCAGTGGGTGCGCGAGCCCCTCTGCGAGTGGCTCCGGGGCGCGGCGGACCGAGGGGCGTCCTGGTCCTACCGGGTCACCGGGGCCCTCGGGGGCGAGCGCCGGATCGCCGTCGAGCGCCTGTCCGGGCCGACGCCCGGACGCCCCACCGACGCCGGCTGA
- a CDS encoding response regulator transcription factor, which produces MATRILTVEDDERIRTAVKLALEDEGWKVDEAETGEDALERFSQAPTDVVLIDIMLPGVDGFEVCRSIRRISDVPIIMVTARDDTHDIVAGLEAGADDYLTKPFQPKELSARIRALLRRVRTTDSGATHLRFGDLEIVPEEGVVRRGGEEVHLTKTEFRLLLELANSPGRVLSREVLLERVWGHGYFADGRLVDVHVRRLRTKVEADAANPRHVVTVRGLGYKLQT; this is translated from the coding sequence GTGGCGACCCGCATCTTGACGGTCGAAGACGACGAACGCATCCGGACCGCGGTGAAGCTCGCCCTCGAGGACGAGGGCTGGAAGGTCGACGAGGCCGAGACCGGTGAGGACGCCCTCGAGCGGTTCTCCCAGGCCCCCACCGACGTGGTGCTGATCGACATCATGCTGCCGGGCGTCGACGGGTTCGAGGTGTGCCGGTCGATCCGCCGCATCAGCGACGTGCCCATCATCATGGTCACCGCCCGCGACGACACCCACGACATCGTGGCCGGGCTCGAGGCCGGCGCCGACGACTACCTCACCAAGCCGTTCCAGCCCAAGGAGCTCTCGGCCCGGATCCGGGCCCTCCTCCGCCGGGTCCGGACCACGGACTCGGGCGCCACCCACCTCCGCTTCGGCGACCTCGAGATCGTCCCCGAGGAGGGCGTCGTGCGGCGGGGGGGCGAGGAGGTCCACCTCACCAAGACCGAGTTCCGCCTGCTGCTGGAGCTGGCCAACAGCCCCGGACGGGTGCTGTCGCGCGAGGTCCTGCTCGAGCGGGTGTGGGGCCACGGGTACTTCGCCGACGGCCGTCTCGTCGACGTCCACGTCCGGCGGCTGCGCACCAAGGTCGAGGCCGACGCGGCCAACCCCCGCCACGTCGTCACGGTGCGGGGCCTCGGCTACAAGCTGCAGACGTAG
- a CDS encoding HAMP domain-containing sensor histidine kinase, which yields MAPRSRRFGPPLPARLGLRARITFAFAATTAVLSALMAGTTWGLTRENLVNQREAAATRQVRQDAETVAGAINSNADLELALQSVRAQTSARPVLEIEGEDPIIIQPSTGVDVIPDELRRTVEAGEAARMLVTVGGEPNLILGVPISDGTATYYEVVSFEELEDTLRSLAVSLFGASVVTTLVGGTLGYWLSRRTLRPLANVGLAAEAIAGGRLDTRLEGTDDPDLNVLVSSFNHMAQALEERIDRDGRFASDVSHELRSPLMTLAASVSVLASRRDEMPDDPSRSALDLMEADVARFQQLVDDLLEISRFDAGVARLSLEEVRLPELVRQAVNLHRSDDPPTVEIDAALAGMVVRADKRRLVRILDNLLGNADAYGGGACRVAVESAGDSVLIAVEDSGPGVAPEDRERIFDRFSRGAGAGRRSATGDGVGLGLALVAEHARLHGGRTWVEDRPDGEPGARFVVQLPVARA from the coding sequence GTGGCCCCACGGAGTCGACGCTTCGGGCCGCCCCTCCCGGCCCGGCTCGGCCTGCGAGCGCGCATCACCTTCGCCTTCGCCGCCACCACCGCGGTGCTGTCGGCGCTGATGGCCGGGACCACCTGGGGGCTCACCCGGGAGAACCTGGTCAACCAGCGCGAGGCGGCCGCCACCCGCCAGGTGCGCCAGGACGCCGAGACCGTCGCCGGCGCCATCAACAGCAACGCCGACCTCGAGCTCGCCCTCCAGTCGGTGCGGGCCCAGACCAGCGCCCGACCCGTCCTCGAGATCGAGGGCGAGGACCCGATCATCATCCAGCCCAGCACCGGCGTCGACGTGATCCCCGACGAGCTCCGGCGGACGGTGGAGGCGGGCGAGGCGGCCCGCATGCTCGTCACCGTGGGCGGGGAGCCGAACCTGATCCTCGGCGTCCCGATCAGCGACGGCACCGCCACCTACTACGAGGTCGTGTCGTTCGAGGAGCTCGAGGACACCCTCCGCTCCCTCGCCGTCTCCCTGTTCGGGGCCTCGGTCGTCACCACCCTCGTCGGCGGCACGCTCGGCTACTGGCTCAGCCGCCGGACCCTCCGCCCGCTGGCCAACGTGGGCCTGGCCGCCGAGGCCATCGCCGGCGGCCGCCTCGACACCCGGCTGGAGGGCACCGACGACCCCGACCTCAACGTGCTCGTCTCGTCGTTCAACCACATGGCCCAGGCCCTCGAGGAGCGCATCGACCGCGACGGCCGGTTCGCCTCCGACGTCAGCCACGAGCTGCGCAGCCCGCTGATGACGCTGGCCGCGTCCGTCTCCGTCCTGGCGTCGCGGCGGGACGAGATGCCCGACGACCCCTCCCGCTCGGCCCTCGACCTGATGGAGGCCGACGTCGCCCGCTTCCAGCAGCTCGTCGACGACCTGCTCGAGATCTCCCGGTTCGACGCCGGCGTGGCCCGCCTGTCGCTCGAGGAGGTGCGGCTGCCCGAGCTGGTCCGCCAGGCGGTCAACCTGCACCGCAGCGACGACCCGCCCACGGTCGAGATCGACGCCGCCCTGGCCGGGATGGTGGTGCGCGCCGACAAGCGGCGGTTGGTGCGGATCCTCGACAACCTCCTGGGCAACGCCGACGCCTACGGCGGCGGGGCGTGCCGCGTGGCGGTGGAGTCGGCCGGCGACAGCGTGCTGATCGCCGTCGAGGACAGCGGTCCGGGCGTCGCCCCCGAGGACCGGGAGCGCATCTTCGACCGCTTCTCCCGCGGCGCCGGGGCCGGGCGGCGCAGCGCCACCGGCGACGGCGTCGGGTTGGGCCTGGCCCTCGTGGCCGAGCACGCCCGCCTCCACGGGGGCCGGACCTGGGTCGAGGACCGGCCCGACGGCGAGCCCGGGGCCCGCTTCGTCGTCCAGCTGCCGGTGGCCCGGGCATGA
- a CDS encoding inositol monophosphatase family protein — protein MTPAGLRDLALAVATEAGARVAARAGAADLRITTKSTATDPVTEVDQEVEALIVSSLLAARPDDGVLGEEGADRPGTSGVRWIIDPIDGTVDFMYGIPGCNVSIAAAVDGTVVAGVVVDPLHGDTFAAARGEGATRNGHPIRCTGVADLGLALVGTGFGYDPVERTRQAAVLAHLLPRVRDIRRVGAAAIDLCWVACGRLDGYYERNLKAWDWAAGALVASEAGAVVGTVGDRPLPASLPEATIVASGPALFGPLRDLLDAAGELP, from the coding sequence GTGACCCCCGCCGGTCTGCGCGACCTGGCTCTGGCGGTGGCGACCGAGGCCGGGGCCCGGGTCGCCGCCCGCGCCGGCGCCGCCGACCTGCGGATCACCACCAAGTCGACCGCCACCGACCCCGTCACCGAGGTGGACCAGGAGGTCGAGGCCCTCATCGTCTCGTCGCTGCTCGCCGCCCGCCCCGACGACGGCGTCCTGGGCGAGGAGGGGGCCGACCGGCCCGGCACCTCGGGGGTCCGCTGGATCATCGACCCCATCGACGGCACCGTCGACTTCATGTACGGCATCCCCGGCTGCAACGTCTCCATCGCCGCCGCCGTCGACGGCACCGTCGTCGCCGGGGTGGTCGTGGACCCGCTCCACGGCGACACCTTCGCCGCCGCCCGGGGCGAGGGGGCCACCCGCAACGGCCACCCGATCCGCTGCACCGGTGTCGCCGACCTGGGCCTCGCCCTGGTGGGGACGGGCTTCGGCTACGACCCGGTCGAGCGGACCCGCCAGGCCGCCGTCCTGGCCCACCTGCTCCCCCGCGTCCGTGACATCCGCCGGGTCGGCGCCGCCGCCATCGACCTCTGCTGGGTCGCGTGCGGGCGCCTCGACGGCTACTACGAGCGCAACCTCAAGGCGTGGGACTGGGCCGCCGGGGCACTGGTGGCGTCCGAGGCCGGGGCGGTGGTGGGGACCGTCGGCGATCGCCCCCTCCCCGCCTCCCTGCCGGAGGCCACGATCGTGGCCTCGGGGCCGGCCCTGTTCGGCCCTCTGCGGGACCTCCTCGACGCCGCCGGCGAGCTCCCGTAA
- the glpK gene encoding glycerol kinase GlpK, translating to MAVVIALDAGTTGVRAFAVDEAGAPVGYRYQEFTQHFPRPGWVEHDATEIWTSVVAVTNRLITDLEQPVAAIGITDQRETVVAWSRRTGRPYHRAIVWQDRRTAARCDALAADGALATVRPATGLVLDPYFSASKAEWLLTEGGVPAGPDLCIGTIDAWLLWNLTGGNVFATEPSNASRTMLYDIRTLEWSDELCDLFSVPRSALPEVLPSSGRFGKTVGDTGLPSGIPISGIAGDQQAALFGQACFSPGMTKNTYGTGSFVLMNVGPTCPDPVEGLLTTVAWTLGGTASEPPRTDYAYEGAIFSTGSAVQWLRDGLGLIGEAAEVGPLAETVDSTDGVYLVPAFTGLGSPWWDPYARGLLVGFTRGTTRAHVARAVVEAMAFQTRDVVDAMSAASGHPVAELRADGGASAADLLLRLQADQLGVPVTRAAVPETTALGAAYLAGLAEGLWGSTAELAELWAGDEPVAPAADRTTADASHARWLEAVARSRAWEPPD from the coding sequence GTGGCCGTCGTGATCGCCCTCGACGCCGGCACCACCGGTGTCCGCGCCTTCGCCGTCGACGAGGCCGGGGCGCCCGTCGGGTACCGGTACCAGGAGTTCACCCAGCACTTCCCCCGTCCGGGGTGGGTGGAGCACGACGCCACCGAGATCTGGACCTCGGTGGTCGCCGTCACCAACCGGCTCATCACCGACCTCGAGCAGCCCGTGGCCGCCATCGGCATCACCGACCAGCGGGAGACGGTGGTGGCCTGGTCCCGACGGACGGGGCGGCCGTACCACCGGGCCATCGTGTGGCAGGACCGGCGGACGGCGGCGCGCTGCGACGCCCTGGCCGCCGACGGCGCCCTCGCCACCGTGCGGCCGGCGACCGGGCTCGTCCTCGACCCGTACTTCTCCGCCAGCAAGGCCGAGTGGCTCCTCACCGAGGGGGGCGTGCCCGCCGGTCCCGACCTGTGCATCGGCACCATCGACGCCTGGCTGCTCTGGAACCTGACCGGGGGCAACGTGTTCGCCACCGAGCCGTCCAACGCCAGCCGCACGATGCTCTACGACATCCGCACCCTGGAGTGGTCCGACGAGCTGTGCGACCTGTTCTCGGTGCCCCGGTCGGCCCTGCCCGAGGTCCTGCCGTCGTCGGGGCGCTTCGGCAAGACCGTCGGCGACACCGGCCTGCCCTCGGGCATCCCCATCAGCGGCATCGCCGGCGACCAGCAGGCCGCCCTCTTCGGCCAGGCCTGCTTCTCCCCGGGCATGACCAAGAACACCTACGGCACCGGCTCGTTCGTCCTCATGAACGTGGGCCCCACCTGCCCCGACCCGGTCGAGGGCCTGCTGACGACCGTGGCGTGGACGCTCGGCGGCACGGCGAGCGAGCCGCCCCGCACCGACTACGCCTACGAGGGCGCCATCTTCTCCACCGGCTCGGCCGTCCAGTGGCTGCGGGACGGGCTGGGGCTGATCGGCGAGGCCGCCGAGGTCGGGCCGCTGGCCGAGACGGTCGACTCGACCGACGGCGTGTACCTCGTCCCCGCCTTCACCGGCCTGGGGAGCCCCTGGTGGGATCCCTACGCCCGGGGGCTGCTCGTCGGCTTCACGCGGGGCACGACCCGGGCCCACGTCGCCCGGGCGGTGGTCGAGGCCATGGCGTTCCAGACCCGCGACGTCGTCGACGCCATGTCCGCCGCCTCGGGCCACCCGGTGGCCGAGCTCCGGGCCGACGGGGGCGCCTCGGCCGCCGACCTGCTCCTCCGCCTCCAGGCCGACCAGCTCGGCGTGCCCGTCACCCGGGCCGCCGTGCCCGAGACCACGGCGCTGGGCGCCGCCTACCTGGCCGGGCTGGCCGAGGGCCTGTGGGGCTCGACCGCGGAGCTGGCCGAGCTGTGGGCCGGCGACGAGCCCGTGGCCCCGGCGGCGGACCGGACCACCGCCGACGCGTCGCACGCCCGCTGGCTCGAGGCCGTGGCCCGCAGCCGGGCCTGGGAGCCCCCCGACTGA
- a CDS encoding GerMN domain-containing protein, giving the protein MIRARSAPVALLALLVALLAGCGIPTDGEPRPLADEATPPAADPQPELGDTTAQVYLVNNDERLVPRPRALEGAKTPVTVLEALLLPTSEEEEADGLQTQIPALTTIVGVTEEDGILAVDLSAEWGELLVPDALYAYAQVVLTLTELPGVEGVRFLVEGQPVDAAPTVNETPTEVVEAEDYATLEAG; this is encoded by the coding sequence ATGATCCGCGCCCGCTCCGCCCCCGTCGCCCTCCTGGCCCTCCTCGTCGCCCTGCTCGCCGGGTGCGGCATCCCCACCGACGGGGAGCCCCGGCCGCTGGCCGACGAGGCGACGCCGCCCGCCGCCGACCCCCAGCCCGAGCTGGGCGACACGACCGCCCAGGTGTACCTGGTCAACAACGACGAGCGCCTGGTCCCCCGCCCGCGAGCCCTCGAGGGGGCGAAGACGCCGGTGACGGTGCTGGAGGCCCTCCTCCTGCCCACCAGCGAGGAGGAGGAGGCCGATGGGTTGCAGACGCAGATCCCGGCGCTCACCACGATCGTGGGGGTGACCGAGGAGGACGGCATCCTCGCCGTCGACCTCAGCGCCGAGTGGGGCGAGCTCCTCGTCCCCGACGCGCTGTACGCCTACGCCCAGGTGGTCCTGACGCTCACCGAGCTGCCCGGCGTGGAGGGGGTGCGCTTCCTCGTCGAGGGCCAGCCCGTGGACGCCGCCCCCACCGTGAACGAGACGCCGACCGAGGTCGTCGAGGCCGAGGACTACGCCACCCTCGAGGCCGGCTGA
- a CDS encoding aminotransferase class I/II-fold pyridoxal phosphate-dependent enzyme — MEFRRITGLPPYVFTIIDGLKVEARRAGQDVIDLGFGNPDLPSPTVAVEKLAEAARNPRNHRYSSSRGIPKLREAVADLYIRRFGVALDPEREILTTIGAKEGFSHLMWVLLGPGDSALVPAPSYPIHIWGPLFAGAGVQYIPMGGGDRDLIGEITEAIDSSWPRPRVLVVSFPHNPTTTCVDLDFFQRLVDLAKEKEIVIVHDNAYAELGFDGYQPPSILQADGAKDVAVELYSMTKSFSMAGWRVAYLVGNAEIVAALQKLKSYLDYGAFQPVQIAATVTLNEDTEHPAEVQQIYQKRRDALCDGLARIGWEMEPPRGTMFAWAPIPEPYREMGSVEFCSFLVREAHVATSPGVGFGPGGEGHVRFALIENEQRIGQGIRNLKRALTKLG, encoded by the coding sequence ATGGAGTTCCGCCGGATCACGGGCCTGCCCCCGTACGTCTTCACCATCATCGACGGGTTGAAGGTGGAGGCCCGGCGAGCCGGTCAGGACGTGATCGACCTGGGGTTCGGCAACCCCGACCTGCCGTCGCCGACGGTCGCCGTCGAGAAGCTGGCCGAGGCGGCCCGCAACCCCAGGAACCACCGGTACTCGTCGAGCCGGGGCATCCCGAAGCTGCGCGAGGCGGTCGCCGACCTCTACATCCGACGCTTCGGCGTCGCCCTCGACCCCGAGCGCGAGATCCTCACGACCATCGGGGCCAAGGAGGGCTTCAGCCACCTGATGTGGGTGCTGCTGGGCCCGGGCGACTCGGCCCTCGTGCCGGCGCCGTCGTACCCGATCCACATCTGGGGGCCGCTGTTCGCCGGGGCCGGCGTGCAGTACATCCCCATGGGCGGCGGCGACCGCGACCTGATCGGCGAGATCACCGAGGCCATCGACAGCTCGTGGCCCCGCCCCCGCGTCCTGGTCGTCTCGTTCCCCCACAACCCGACCACGACGTGCGTGGACCTCGACTTCTTCCAGCGCCTGGTCGACCTGGCCAAGGAGAAGGAGATCGTCATCGTCCACGACAACGCCTACGCCGAGCTGGGCTTCGACGGGTACCAGCCGCCGTCGATCCTCCAGGCCGACGGGGCCAAGGACGTCGCCGTCGAGCTGTACTCGATGACCAAGTCGTTCTCGATGGCCGGCTGGCGCGTCGCCTACCTCGTCGGCAACGCCGAGATCGTGGCCGCCCTCCAGAAGCTGAAGTCGTACCTCGACTACGGCGCCTTCCAGCCGGTGCAGATCGCCGCCACCGTCACCCTCAACGAGGACACCGAGCACCCGGCCGAGGTCCAGCAGATCTACCAGAAGCGGCGCGACGCCCTCTGCGACGGGCTGGCCCGCATCGGCTGGGAGATGGAGCCGCCCCGGGGCACGATGTTCGCCTGGGCGCCGATCCCCGAGCCCTACCGCGAGATGGGCTCGGTCGAGTTCTGCTCGTTCCTCGTGCGCGAGGCGCACGTCGCCACCTCGCCCGGGGTCGGCTTCGGCCCCGGCGGCGAGGGCCACGTCCGCTTCGCCCTCATCGAGAACGAGCAGCGCATCGGCCAGGGCATCCGCAACCTCAAGCGGGCCCTCACCAAGCTCGGGTAG
- a CDS encoding 6-phosphofructokinase, producing MRLGVLTSGGDCPGLNAVIRAVVRKVERDLDGTVIGFRDGYLGLMEDRYEVLTVDRCRGILPRGGTILGTSRHQPYGVDGGVDMVRRTVAKRGLDGLVVIGGNGSLGAGRDLQDDGVPVVGVPKTIDNDLGCTEVTFGFDTAVTTATEAIDRLHTTAESHDRVMLVEVMGRHVGHIATWSGIAGGASMILVPEEPFDLDEVCAALVRRHESGRFASIVVVAEGAVPVEGTFTLPDPGIDEFGHQRLGGIAHLLAPEIAARTGFDTKVVVLGYLQRGGTPTPADRVLATRFGVAAAEAASDGDWGTMVAIRAGRIIRVPLTEAVAEPKVVAPDIHDVGKIFFA from the coding sequence ATGCGACTCGGAGTGCTGACGAGCGGTGGCGACTGCCCGGGGCTGAACGCCGTCATCAGGGCGGTCGTGCGCAAGGTCGAGCGGGACCTCGACGGCACCGTCATCGGCTTCCGCGACGGCTACCTGGGGCTCATGGAGGACCGCTACGAGGTGCTGACCGTGGACCGCTGCCGGGGGATCCTGCCCCGCGGCGGCACCATCCTCGGCACCAGTCGCCACCAGCCCTACGGCGTGGACGGCGGGGTCGACATGGTCCGGCGGACGGTGGCCAAGCGCGGCCTCGACGGCCTGGTCGTCATCGGCGGCAACGGCAGCCTGGGCGCCGGCCGCGACCTCCAGGACGACGGCGTGCCCGTGGTCGGGGTCCCCAAGACGATCGACAACGACCTCGGCTGCACGGAGGTGACCTTCGGGTTCGACACCGCCGTCACCACCGCCACCGAGGCCATCGACCGGCTCCACACCACCGCCGAGTCCCACGACCGGGTGATGCTGGTCGAGGTCATGGGCCGCCACGTGGGCCACATCGCCACCTGGAGCGGCATCGCCGGCGGGGCGTCGATGATCCTCGTGCCCGAGGAGCCCTTCGACCTCGACGAGGTGTGCGCCGCGCTGGTCCGCCGGCACGAGTCGGGGCGCTTCGCCTCGATCGTCGTGGTGGCCGAGGGGGCCGTCCCCGTCGAGGGCACCTTCACCCTCCCCGACCCGGGCATCGACGAGTTCGGTCACCAGCGCCTGGGCGGCATCGCCCACCTCCTCGCCCCCGAGATCGCGGCCCGCACCGGTTTCGACACCAAGGTCGTGGTGCTGGGCTACCTCCAGCGGGGCGGGACCCCGACGCCGGCCGACCGGGTCCTGGCCACCCGCTTCGGCGTCGCCGCCGCCGAGGCCGCGTCCGACGGGGACTGGGGGACCATGGTCGCCATCCGCGCCGGGCGCATCATCCGGGTGCCGCTCACCGAGGCCGTCGCCGAGCCCAAGGTCGTGGCGCCCGACATCCACGACGTGGGCAAGATCTTCTTCGCCTGA